In Thiovibrio frasassiensis, one DNA window encodes the following:
- the cooS gene encoding anaerobic carbon-monoxide dehydrogenase catalytic subunit: MAIKRNGCEGCTDITCVSTQQVLSQDVAKNVKTAYDRVKARGMSACLFGSSGTCCRNCNMGPCQIIDGVDDMLGICGATADTVAARNFARTVAAGSAAHTDHAREMVKGFIEAAKGEGLHQIKDVDKLKKLAADFGIVTEEREVKDIALELGEKALAEFGKQDDAPLSMLKRATPKRQALWQKLGIAPRGIDREVVEMMHRTHMGVDQEYHNLMLQASRTALSDGWGASMLSTELTDIMFGTPVPRRAIVDLGVLKLDQVNITVHGHEPLLAEALCIAAQDPEMLELAKKQGAKGINLAGVCCTGNEILMRRGIPVAGGFVQQEIVLATGAVEAMVVDVQCVMQSVAEVAKNFHTDIITTNYRAKMPGGIHIQFEEHEALNSAKQILTHAIKNFKKRGKCFIPKETKMDVVVGFSHETINTMLGGRFRASYRPLNDNIINGRIRGVAAIVGCDNFKLADDTHETIVRELLKNNILVLATGCAATSLGKAGLLNPEAARFCGDSLREVCETVGMPPVLHMGSCVDNSRILIAATEMVRQGGLGDDISDLPAIGTAPLWMSEKAVAIGQYFVASGAQVVFQNLPISGAKNFNKYLTEGLMGEVGAHWNIASEPLEIARIMIEKIEAKRDALGINKKKERVLFDMDMRRDLGGGPLKDVGCHGPTAS; the protein is encoded by the coding sequence ATGGCGATCAAACGAAATGGATGTGAGGGATGCACGGATATTACCTGCGTTTCCACGCAACAGGTTCTCTCTCAGGATGTGGCCAAGAACGTCAAGACTGCCTATGACCGGGTAAAAGCGCGGGGGATGTCGGCCTGTCTTTTCGGCTCCAGCGGGACCTGCTGCCGCAACTGCAATATGGGGCCTTGTCAGATCATCGACGGCGTTGATGACATGCTCGGTATCTGTGGCGCCACCGCCGACACCGTGGCGGCCAGGAATTTCGCCCGTACCGTGGCTGCCGGGTCTGCCGCGCACACCGACCATGCCCGGGAGATGGTCAAAGGTTTCATTGAGGCTGCCAAAGGGGAAGGGCTGCATCAGATCAAGGATGTGGATAAGCTGAAAAAGCTGGCTGCGGACTTTGGTATCGTCACCGAAGAGCGTGAGGTGAAGGATATCGCCCTTGAGCTCGGGGAAAAAGCCCTGGCCGAATTCGGCAAGCAGGATGATGCGCCGCTTTCCATGCTGAAACGGGCTACGCCGAAACGGCAGGCCCTCTGGCAGAAATTGGGCATCGCCCCCCGCGGCATCGACCGTGAGGTGGTGGAGATGATGCACCGTACCCACATGGGTGTTGACCAGGAATACCATAACCTCATGCTCCAGGCCTCCCGCACCGCCTTGTCCGACGGCTGGGGCGCTTCCATGCTTTCCACCGAGTTGACCGACATCATGTTCGGCACTCCGGTGCCCCGTCGCGCCATTGTTGATCTTGGCGTACTGAAACTCGATCAGGTTAATATCACCGTGCACGGGCATGAGCCTTTGCTGGCGGAGGCCTTGTGCATCGCGGCCCAGGATCCGGAAATGCTGGAGCTGGCCAAGAAGCAGGGCGCCAAGGGGATCAACCTTGCCGGCGTCTGCTGCACCGGTAACGAGATCCTCATGCGCCGCGGGATTCCGGTGGCCGGTGGTTTTGTCCAGCAGGAGATCGTCCTGGCCACCGGGGCGGTGGAGGCGATGGTGGTTGATGTGCAGTGCGTCATGCAGTCCGTGGCCGAGGTGGCAAAGAATTTCCACACCGACATCATTACCACCAACTATCGGGCCAAGATGCCCGGCGGTATCCATATCCAGTTTGAGGAACACGAGGCGCTCAATTCCGCCAAGCAGATCCTGACCCATGCCATCAAAAATTTCAAGAAGCGCGGCAAGTGTTTTATTCCCAAGGAAACTAAGATGGACGTGGTTGTGGGTTTCAGCCATGAAACCATCAACACCATGTTGGGCGGCCGTTTCCGCGCCAGTTACCGGCCGCTGAACGACAATATCATCAATGGCCGCATCCGCGGGGTGGCAGCCATTGTCGGTTGTGACAATTTCAAGCTTGCGGACGACACCCATGAAACCATTGTCCGGGAGTTGTTGAAAAACAATATCCTCGTCCTGGCCACGGGTTGCGCCGCAACCTCACTGGGCAAGGCCGGCCTGCTGAATCCCGAGGCGGCCCGTTTCTGCGGCGACTCCCTGCGGGAGGTGTGTGAGACCGTGGGCATGCCGCCGGTTCTCCATATGGGTTCTTGCGTTGACAACTCCCGGATCCTTATCGCAGCCACCGAAATGGTCCGGCAAGGGGGCTTGGGCGACGATATCTCCGACCTGCCCGCCATCGGTACCGCTCCTCTCTGGATGAGCGAAAAGGCCGTGGCCATTGGTCAGTATTTCGTGGCCAGCGGGGCCCAGGTTGTTTTCCAGAATCTGCCCATCTCCGGGGCCAAGAATTTCAATAAATACCTCACCGAAGGCTTGATGGGCGAGGTGGGTGCCCACTGGAATATCGCTTCGGAGCCCTTGGAAATCGCCAGGATCATGATCGAGAAGATCGAGGCAAAGCGCGACGCCCTAGGCATCAACAAGAAGAAAGAGCGTGTTCTTTTCGATATGGACATGCGTCGTGACCTTGGTGGCGGTCCGTTGAAGGACGTTGGCTGTCATGGCCCGACCGCTTCTTGA
- the folD gene encoding bifunctional methylenetetrahydrofolate dehydrogenase/methenyltetrahydrofolate cyclohydrolase FolD: MSAKIISGTEVAKAIREELKTEVTELKEKHDIVPGLVTILVGEDPASQSYVSAKNKTAHALGIHSEQVTLAADTTEQDLLATVEKYNKDKNIHGILVQLPLPKHINETNILYAIDPDKDVDGFHPVNVGKMVLGEECFLPCTPHGILELLTRSGVETSGAEVVIIGRSNIVGKPIANLMLQKRKGGNATITLCHTRTKDMAAHCKRADIIIAAVGVPKMVTADMVKDGVVVIDVGVNRIGKTAEGKAILAGDVDFDAVKEKASYITPVPGGVGPMTITMLMKNTVQAAKQIAGVK, translated from the coding sequence ATGAGTGCCAAGATTATCAGCGGGACGGAAGTTGCAAAGGCTATTCGTGAAGAGTTAAAGACCGAGGTCACGGAGCTTAAGGAAAAGCATGATATTGTTCCCGGTCTTGTCACGATTCTGGTGGGAGAAGATCCGGCCTCTCAATCGTATGTGAGCGCAAAAAATAAGACCGCCCATGCCCTCGGCATCCATTCCGAGCAGGTAACCCTTGCCGCCGACACCACGGAACAGGATCTGCTGGCCACGGTGGAGAAATACAACAAAGACAAGAATATCCACGGCATTCTCGTGCAGTTGCCTCTGCCCAAGCATATCAATGAGACCAATATCCTCTATGCCATTGATCCGGACAAGGACGTGGATGGTTTTCATCCGGTGAACGTGGGCAAGATGGTCTTGGGCGAGGAGTGTTTCCTGCCTTGCACGCCCCACGGTATCCTCGAGTTGCTTACCCGCAGTGGCGTGGAGACCAGCGGCGCCGAGGTGGTGATCATCGGCCGCAGCAACATCGTCGGTAAGCCCATCGCCAATCTCATGCTCCAGAAAAGAAAAGGCGGCAACGCTACGATCACCCTGTGCCATACCCGCACCAAGGATATGGCCGCCCATTGTAAGCGGGCCGATATCATCATCGCCGCTGTCGGTGTGCCGAAAATGGTAACCGCCGATATGGTGAAAGACGGGGTGGTGGTCATCGATGTCGGTGTGAACCGGATCGGCAAGACCGCGGAAGGCAAGGCCATTCTCGCCGGTGATGTGGATTTTGATGCGGTAAAGGAAAAAGCTTCGTATATTACCCCTGTTCCGGGTGGAGTCGGCCCCATGACCATCACCATGCTCATGAAAAATACCGTACAGGCGGCCAAGCAGATCGCAGGCGTGAAATAA
- the pilB gene encoding type IV-A pilus assembly ATPase PilB produces the protein MAEADSKSNLRSTVKDQSGAGKIKIGELLRKAGQISSYQLDEALAAQKKSGGRLSSILLRLGHIEESTILNFLSRLHNYQPVVISREPPKPEVLKVLPYEIAKKYLAFPLRQVGKSLHVAMSEPTDTGAVENLQAAVKMPLTVCVATEKDIVDAYKTYYKISEEEYQSFFTSVGGEDKDEEPITQIDDFGTLASEAAEGMEIASFEDDAGGDQYSASDAPIIKLVNGILVKAVNDGVSDIHIEPYEKTLQVRYRMDGSLYKSMNLPLSIKNALNSRIKIMSQLDITERRVPQDGRIRIKMGRTRAVDFRVSTLPTLFGESIVLRILDKGSLNVDLTKLGFEKETFATLQRCIDRPQGLLLVTGPTGSGKTVTLYSVLNSLNSEDTKILTAEDPVEFNFKGINQVNVKKEVGMTFPAALKAFLRQDPDIIMVGEIRDMETAEIAIKAAMTGHLVFSTLHTNDCPATIGRLVDIGIPPFMLASAVTMVLSQRLARKLCVHCKEEVPRPPKEELIALGFKEKDFEKDFVVYGPKGCQKCNGGGYKGRVGLFELMEITDEVAKAISAEVPEDQLRKIAMQEGMTPLRRAGVKKVIEGATSIEEILRRTVITEESLPAYLVHPDIEEYDDGDFIIRQNNNDIDFFKLVTGAVSVIKDGKKIAEITEPGEYFGEMSAISGEPRSASITSKGRSKIKRFPGDKLQEVIQKYPDVANHLFKTVVNRLGQANNIIVKLAGDRAKRPE, from the coding sequence ATGGCCGAAGCAGACAGTAAATCAAATTTGCGTTCCACGGTAAAAGATCAATCCGGAGCCGGAAAGATCAAGATAGGCGAACTGCTGCGCAAGGCCGGGCAGATCAGCAGCTACCAGCTCGATGAGGCCCTGGCCGCCCAGAAAAAATCGGGGGGTCGTCTGTCCAGTATTCTTCTGCGTCTTGGCCATATCGAAGAATCAACCATCCTCAATTTTTTAAGCCGCCTGCACAATTACCAGCCCGTTGTCATCAGCAGGGAACCGCCCAAGCCTGAGGTCCTGAAGGTTCTCCCCTACGAGATTGCCAAGAAATATCTGGCCTTTCCGTTGCGGCAGGTCGGTAAATCGCTGCATGTCGCCATGTCCGAGCCCACCGATACCGGGGCGGTGGAAAACCTGCAGGCCGCGGTCAAAATGCCGTTGACCGTCTGTGTCGCCACCGAAAAGGACATCGTTGACGCATACAAGACCTATTACAAGATCAGTGAGGAGGAATATCAATCTTTTTTCACCTCGGTCGGCGGGGAGGATAAAGATGAGGAGCCCATTACCCAGATCGACGATTTCGGCACCCTGGCGTCCGAGGCGGCCGAAGGTATGGAGATTGCCTCGTTTGAAGATGATGCGGGCGGCGATCAGTATTCCGCCTCGGACGCTCCCATCATCAAGCTGGTGAACGGTATCCTGGTCAAGGCGGTTAATGATGGGGTGAGCGATATCCACATCGAGCCTTACGAAAAAACGCTTCAGGTGCGTTACCGCATGGATGGCTCCCTGTACAAGTCCATGAATCTGCCCCTCTCGATCAAAAATGCTCTGAATTCGCGGATAAAAATCATGTCCCAGCTCGATATCACCGAGCGGAGGGTGCCCCAGGACGGCCGGATCCGGATCAAGATGGGGCGGACCAGGGCTGTTGACTTCCGCGTTTCCACCCTGCCCACCCTGTTTGGGGAGAGTATCGTTCTGCGTATCCTTGACAAGGGCAGCCTCAATGTCGATCTCACCAAGCTCGGTTTTGAGAAGGAGACCTTTGCCACCCTCCAGCGCTGCATCGACCGGCCCCAAGGGCTGCTGCTCGTTACCGGCCCTACCGGCAGCGGTAAAACGGTAACCCTCTATTCGGTGCTCAATTCGCTCAACAGCGAAGACACCAAGATCCTCACCGCCGAAGATCCGGTTGAGTTCAACTTCAAGGGGATCAACCAGGTCAATGTCAAAAAAGAAGTGGGGATGACCTTTCCCGCTGCGCTCAAGGCTTTTCTCCGCCAGGATCCCGACATCATCATGGTCGGCGAGATCCGGGATATGGAAACCGCGGAAATTGCCATCAAGGCGGCCATGACCGGCCATCTTGTTTTTTCTACCCTCCATACCAATGACTGTCCCGCCACCATCGGCCGTCTGGTCGATATCGGCATTCCCCCCTTCATGCTGGCCTCGGCCGTTACCATGGTTCTTTCCCAGCGGCTGGCGAGAAAGCTCTGCGTCCATTGTAAGGAGGAGGTTCCTCGCCCGCCCAAGGAAGAGCTTATTGCCCTGGGTTTCAAAGAGAAGGATTTTGAGAAGGATTTTGTTGTCTATGGCCCCAAGGGATGCCAGAAATGTAACGGCGGCGGCTATAAGGGCCGGGTCGGCCTTTTTGAGCTGATGGAGATCACCGATGAGGTGGCCAAGGCGATCAGCGCCGAGGTGCCGGAGGACCAGCTGCGAAAGATTGCCATGCAAGAGGGGATGACCCCTCTCAGACGGGCCGGAGTGAAAAAGGTCATCGAAGGGGCCACCAGCATCGAAGAGATTTTACGGCGAACGGTTATCACCGAAGAGAGTCTGCCCGCCTACCTGGTCCATCCGGATATCGAAGAGTACGATGACGGGGATTTCATCATCCGGCAGAACAACAACGACATTGATTTCTTTAAACTGGTTACCGGTGCTGTATCCGTAATCAAGGATGGCAAGAAGATCGCCGAGATCACCGAACCGGGCGAGTATTTCGGCGAGATGAGCGCCATTTCCGGCGAGCCTCGTTCCGCCTCCATCACCTCGAAGGGACGCTCCAAGATTAAGCGGTTTCCCGGCGATAAGCTGCAGGAGGTTATTCAAAAATATCCCGATGTGGCCAACCATCTTTTTAAAACCGTGGTCAACCGCTTGGGCCAGGCGAACAATATCATTGTCAAACTGGCAGGTGATCGGGCGAAAAGACCGGAATGA
- a CDS encoding formate--tetrahydrofolate ligase yields the protein MAFDAVNMADWQISEAAEKNMPTPEEWRDKLGLEKDEILPMGRLAKLDFLKIMNRLKNKPDGKYIEVTAITPTPLGEGKSTTSCGLMEGLGKRGMNVGGALRQPSGGPTMNVKGTAAGGGNSLLIPMTEFSLGLTGDINDIMNAHNLGMVAMTARMQHERNYNDEQLARLTGMRRLDIDPTRVEFGWIIDFCAQALRNIVIGLGGRTDGYTMQSKFGIAVGSELMAILSIATDLADLKERINNITVAFDKSGKPVTCRDLEVGNAMAAFMRNTINPTLMCTAEYNPCLVHAGPFANIAVGQSSIIADRVALKLFDYNITESGFAADIGFEKFWNVKCRYSGLKPHVSVLTATIRALKMHGGGPKVVPGKPLDDAYTKENVGLVEKGCENMVHLINVIRKAGINPVVCINRFYSDTDEECRVVRRIAEAAGARCAESKHWELGGDGALEFADTVIDACNEENDFKFLYPLEMKLRDRVEMITKEVYGGDGVDWSPEANAKAEMLEKDPQYADYATMMVKSHLSLSHDPTLKGVPKGWRLPVRDILIYSGAKFLCPCAGSISLMPGTSSNPAFRRIDVDTESGKVSGLF from the coding sequence ATGGCTTTTGATGCGGTGAATATGGCGGATTGGCAGATTTCCGAGGCTGCCGAAAAGAACATGCCCACCCCTGAGGAGTGGAGAGACAAATTAGGGCTTGAGAAAGACGAAATTCTTCCCATGGGCAGGTTGGCCAAGCTCGATTTCCTTAAAATCATGAATCGCCTCAAAAACAAGCCGGACGGCAAGTACATCGAGGTAACGGCGATTACCCCGACGCCTCTGGGCGAGGGGAAAAGTACTACTTCCTGCGGCCTGATGGAAGGTCTGGGCAAGCGCGGCATGAATGTCGGCGGCGCCCTGCGCCAGCCTTCCGGCGGCCCGACCATGAACGTCAAGGGAACCGCGGCAGGCGGTGGCAACTCCCTCCTGATCCCGATGACCGAGTTCTCTCTCGGGCTCACCGGGGACATCAACGACATCATGAACGCCCACAACCTGGGCATGGTGGCCATGACCGCCCGCATGCAGCATGAGCGCAACTACAACGACGAGCAGCTGGCCAGATTGACCGGCATGCGGCGGCTCGACATCGACCCCACCCGGGTGGAGTTCGGCTGGATCATCGACTTCTGCGCCCAGGCCCTGCGCAACATCGTCATCGGCCTCGGTGGCCGTACGGACGGCTACACCATGCAGTCCAAATTCGGCATTGCCGTGGGCTCCGAGCTCATGGCCATCCTGTCCATTGCCACCGATCTGGCTGACCTGAAGGAACGGATCAACAATATCACCGTGGCCTTTGACAAGAGCGGTAAGCCGGTCACCTGCCGCGACCTGGAAGTGGGCAACGCCATGGCCGCTTTCATGCGCAACACCATCAACCCGACCCTGATGTGCACCGCCGAGTACAACCCCTGCCTGGTCCATGCCGGACCTTTCGCCAACATCGCCGTCGGCCAGTCTTCCATCATCGCCGACCGGGTTGCCCTGAAACTTTTTGATTACAACATCACCGAGTCCGGCTTTGCCGCCGACATCGGTTTCGAGAAATTCTGGAACGTGAAATGCCGCTACTCCGGTCTCAAGCCGCATGTTTCGGTTCTTACCGCCACGATCCGCGCCCTGAAGATGCATGGCGGCGGACCCAAGGTCGTTCCGGGCAAGCCCCTTGATGACGCCTATACCAAGGAGAACGTCGGGCTGGTGGAGAAGGGTTGCGAGAACATGGTTCATCTGATCAATGTTATCCGCAAGGCCGGCATCAACCCGGTGGTCTGCATCAACCGCTTCTATTCCGACACCGACGAAGAGTGCAGGGTTGTTCGTCGGATCGCCGAGGCTGCCGGTGCCCGTTGCGCCGAGTCCAAGCATTGGGAACTGGGCGGCGACGGAGCGCTGGAATTCGCCGATACGGTTATCGATGCCTGTAACGAAGAGAATGATTTCAAGTTCCTCTATCCTCTGGAGATGAAACTGCGCGACCGGGTTGAGATGATCACCAAGGAAGTGTATGGCGGTGACGGTGTCGATTGGTCACCAGAGGCTAATGCCAAGGCTGAGATGCTGGAAAAAGATCCCCAGTATGCCGATTATGCCACCATGATGGTCAAGAGCCACCTGAGCCTGAGTCATGATCCGACCCTCAAGGGTGTGCCCAAGGGCTGGCGTTTGCCGGTTCGGGACATCTTGATCTATTCCGGCGCCAAGTTCCTCTGCCCGTGTGCGGGATCAATCAGCCTGATGCCCGGCACCAGTTCGAATCCGGCCTTCCGCCGTATTGATGTCGACACGGAATCAGGTAAGGTTTCAGGGCTGTTCTAA